GGTCCTCGCGCAGTTCGATCAGCCACGTGGCCTGCCCGCCCGGCACGGACGCCAGCACCCGGAAGATCGGGCGGCCCAGCACGGCGGACAGCGGCAGGTTCTCCTCGAACATCAGCAGCCGCCAGTGCGCTTCGCTGTCGTCGCCCATGCTGACGCTGTCCCGGTCGAACGCGACGTGCAGCAGCCCCGGCCTCAGGACGTCCCGGCGGTGCGCCTCCTCGCGCTGCCGCCACTCGTCCTGCGGGTCACGGGGCGGCAGGGGCGGCGTGCGGCGCGCCCTGGTGCTCAGTCTGGCGCGGGCCAGTCCGGCGCGGACCAGGGGCCGCAGCAGCCACAGCAGCAGCAGGACCACGGCACCGCCGATCACCTGAAGGGCGCTGTCGGGTGGGGTCATGCCCGCCAGTGTATGGCCCGGTATCCGGACGCCTGTGCTGGACTGCGACACAGGGACCGGGCAGGCTCCCCGGTCCCTGTGTCATACGGGATTTCCAACGTGATTGCCTTCCGTTGTCCCCTCTCCCCTTGTGGGACTCGGAGAGCTGCGGAGCAGAGAGGGAGGGACTCGCAGAGCGGCGCAGCTGAGGAGCGAAGCGACGGAAGGGTGAGGGGGCCACCGGGCGACTCCGAATGTTTTGGAATCACTTGAATGCCGTGTCAGGCGCTCTTCTTCCATCGGCCCTTGCCGCGGTGCCCGACGCGGTTCCCGGCGTGGGCGGTGCGGGCGCGGACGTGCTCGTCGTCGTAGCGGAGCATGACGGCCAGCCGGGCGCGGCTGATGATGTGGTGCGGGTGTTTGGGTACGAACGCGGTGACGATGTCCACGTGCCCGTCGCGTTGCGGCTCGGCGACGACGTGCAGGGGCAGCGCGACGCCGCACGCCTCGAAGTAGCCGCAGACCAGCCAGCGGCGCTCCTGGGTGTACACGGCGCGCACGCGGCCGGTCAGGAGGACGTTCAGCACGTCGTGTTCCAGGAAGCCCTCGGCGCGGGCGTGCCCGATGGCGTGCGGGCACAGGTGGTACCGGCCGTCGTACACGGCGTCGCGCAGCCGGGCGTGCGCCTGCGCGAGGCTGAAGTCGTCG
This region of Deinococcus sp. JMULE3 genomic DNA includes:
- a CDS encoding DUF4258 domain-containing protein, with protein sequence MTKQSSKPASGPPPRRARSQDRPEPGQATLAASADLLALRAQLSRAEKAARRAPAPTPARAARPQAPLKPQREAELSGVSTDDFSLAQAHARLRDAVYDGRYHLCPHAIGHARAEGFLEHDVLNVLLTGRVRAVYTQERRWLVCGYFEACGVALPLHVVAEPQRDGHVDIVTAFVPKHPHHIISRARLAVMLRYDDEHVRARTAHAGNRVGHRGKGRWKKSA